The following proteins come from a genomic window of Mycolicibacterium rufum:
- a CDS encoding phage tail protein, which translates to MADAKTKRRDPFKNFRFRAKFAGGTEYILGVSKVTGFKRSTEVIKHRAGGDPATSYKLPGRTEYDPITLERGVTTDKAFEQWANSVWSFTNASGGLESSLKNFRRDLIVDVFNEAGQKVLSYQVFNAWVSEWQPVSDLDANANAVAIQHIKVENEGWVREDLPEPTEVGFTDPA; encoded by the coding sequence ATGGCCGATGCCAAGACCAAGCGTCGTGATCCGTTCAAGAACTTCCGGTTTCGGGCGAAGTTCGCCGGCGGCACCGAGTACATCCTCGGGGTCAGCAAGGTCACCGGCTTCAAGCGCAGCACCGAGGTCATCAAACACCGTGCCGGCGGCGACCCGGCCACCAGCTACAAGCTGCCCGGCAGAACCGAATACGACCCGATCACGTTGGAACGCGGTGTGACCACCGACAAGGCGTTCGAGCAGTGGGCCAACTCGGTGTGGAGCTTCACCAACGCCTCCGGCGGACTCGAGTCGTCGCTGAAGAACTTCCGGCGCGACCTCATCGTCGACGTCTTCAACGAGGCCGGCCAGAAGGTGTTGTCCTACCAGGTGTTCAACGCATGGGTTTCGGAGTGGCAGCCCGTATCTGATCTCGACGCCAACGCTAATGCCGTTGCTATACAACACATCAAGGTGGAGAACGAGGGGTGGGTCCGGGAAGATCTACCCGAGCCCACCGAGGTCGGCTTCACCGATCCGGCGTGA
- a CDS encoding phage tail sheath family protein has protein sequence MGDPVHLTSFADYQAEFGGLVPGSDLSYAVYHFYQNGGSEAEVVRVVHTGDNDDTKNAKPAEISVPGNAGNVVLQAASPGAWGNKLRVRVEANPADAANSYNLAVRDTGSGATESYLNVSKDPASASGLANLLANSGLIRVKSGDNNLPTPHEAINPADNLPDPFDDAKPNRYTKATDNSGTAGAPPTSADYLGDVLGKTGMYQLLKTDIFNMLCLPGFAGNDTTGVITAALKLCVDRRAMLIADSPTNWTTVASAATPLGQANFTLSGTDARNAAMYFPRIKAPDPAPGQNGLIREFAACGAVAGVWARTDVARGVWKAPAGTDASLSGVTGTTVKMTDLENGRLNPLGLNCLRELGVIGNVVWGARTRRGADQLADQWKYIPVRRLALFIEETLYRGTQWVVFEPNDEPLWSSIRLNVGAFMNTLFRQGAFQGRTPADAYLVKCDATNNPQNDIDRGIVNILVGFAPLKPAEFVVIRIQQLAGQIQV, from the coding sequence GTGGGCGACCCGGTGCACCTCACCAGCTTCGCCGATTACCAGGCCGAGTTCGGGGGGCTCGTCCCTGGCAGCGACCTGAGCTACGCGGTCTACCACTTCTATCAGAACGGCGGCAGCGAAGCCGAGGTCGTACGGGTGGTACACACCGGCGACAACGACGACACCAAGAACGCCAAACCTGCCGAGATCAGCGTGCCGGGCAACGCGGGCAACGTGGTCTTGCAGGCCGCCTCCCCCGGCGCATGGGGCAACAAGCTGCGCGTCCGGGTGGAGGCCAATCCGGCTGACGCCGCCAACAGCTACAACCTTGCGGTGCGCGACACCGGCAGCGGGGCCACCGAAAGTTATCTCAACGTCAGCAAGGATCCGGCCAGTGCCAGCGGGCTCGCGAATCTGCTGGCGAATTCTGGGCTTATCCGCGTGAAGAGCGGCGACAACAACCTGCCGACACCGCACGAGGCGATCAACCCGGCCGACAACCTGCCCGATCCCTTCGACGACGCGAAGCCGAACCGCTATACCAAGGCGACAGACAACAGCGGCACCGCCGGCGCCCCGCCCACCTCCGCCGACTATCTCGGTGACGTCCTCGGCAAGACCGGCATGTACCAACTGCTGAAGACCGACATCTTCAACATGCTGTGCCTGCCCGGTTTCGCCGGTAACGACACCACAGGAGTCATCACGGCTGCGCTGAAGCTGTGCGTCGACCGGCGCGCGATGCTCATCGCCGACTCACCCACGAATTGGACCACCGTCGCCAGTGCCGCTACGCCATTGGGGCAGGCCAACTTCACCCTCAGCGGTACCGATGCGCGTAATGCCGCGATGTACTTCCCCCGCATCAAGGCACCCGATCCGGCACCGGGGCAGAACGGGCTCATTCGCGAGTTCGCGGCATGCGGCGCCGTAGCCGGCGTGTGGGCTCGTACTGATGTCGCCCGCGGGGTCTGGAAGGCTCCCGCCGGAACCGATGCGTCGCTCAGCGGAGTCACGGGAACGACGGTCAAGATGACGGACCTGGAGAACGGCCGGTTGAACCCGCTCGGCCTCAATTGTTTACGTGAGCTCGGCGTGATCGGCAACGTGGTATGGGGCGCGCGCACCCGGCGGGGCGCGGATCAGCTGGCCGACCAGTGGAAGTACATACCGGTGCGTCGGCTCGCACTGTTCATCGAGGAGACTCTGTACCGGGGGACCCAGTGGGTGGTGTTCGAACCCAACGACGAACCTCTGTGGTCGTCCATCCGACTCAATGTCGGCGCGTTCATGAACACCCTCTTCCGGCAGGGCGCCTTTCAGGGCCGTACCCCGGCCGACGCCTACCTCGTCAAGTGCGACGCCACGAACAACCCGCAGAACGACATCGACCGCGGGATCGTCAACATTCTCGTCGGTTTCGCACCGCTGAAGCCGGCTGAGTTCGTCGTCATCCGCATCCAGCAGCTCGCCGGCCAGATCCAGGTCTAG
- a CDS encoding LuxR C-terminal-related transcriptional regulator gives MDDVAEVVPYDNALLCVSEGERSAPNIVLLDMSTDASAAAARLLARDLPSARIVALAVPETEPDVLACIEAGVSGYVPRTGSIDDLVAAIRDAIRGEARCSPLITSVLMRRVATLANAGGTGQRLTTREREIAEYIALGMSNRDIACRLGIEMCTVKNHVHHMLEKLGVNRRADIADCIHA, from the coding sequence ATGGATGACGTCGCCGAAGTCGTCCCCTACGACAATGCGCTCCTTTGTGTCTCCGAAGGGGAACGATCGGCCCCGAACATCGTCCTTCTGGACATGTCGACCGACGCCAGCGCGGCGGCGGCGCGCCTTCTCGCACGAGATCTACCCTCCGCGCGGATCGTCGCGCTTGCCGTCCCCGAGACTGAACCCGACGTACTGGCTTGCATCGAAGCCGGCGTGAGCGGTTACGTCCCGCGAACCGGTTCCATCGACGATCTGGTGGCCGCGATTCGCGATGCGATCCGCGGTGAGGCGCGGTGTTCCCCACTGATCACCTCGGTGCTGATGAGGCGAGTCGCCACGCTGGCCAACGCCGGCGGCACCGGGCAACGGCTCACGACGCGGGAACGCGAGATCGCGGAATACATCGCGCTGGGTATGAGCAACCGGGATATCGCGTGTCGACTGGGCATCGAGATGTGCACGGTGAAGAACCACGTGCATCACATGCTCGAGAAACTCGGCGTCAACCGGCGTGCGGACATCGCCGACTGCATCCACGCCTGA
- a CDS encoding threonine/serine ThrE exporter family protein yields MGAQERQRGILSRIIRETDPPTGALPRIAASDAAADEAYYARVGEVLDLAGNIGAILMASGTPATATMDQVTAIAAAYGVDRCEVDVINTTIHVAAYRGPSSPVSTLHIVQSRSIDFSRLAAVDRLIGKIRAGDISPTDARAELDAIIVAPHPYRRWIATLAWGALAFATAGTLGATWLGCVVSALSTMTIDRVNRRLNRHGLPFFFQYAVGGAIAAAPPIILYWLSPRLGIHFEPTVAIASGLVVLLAGLSLVGSVGDVISGAPVTAAGRFFELVMMTGATIAGVALVLHLANRFGAPFVAIDAHAPPALAEFPARVAFGAASAAAYALACYAERSAAIAAAFGGAAGTIAFLLAQGAGLGAVVASFLAAVPIGLVGRLMERRNLAPPLVVSIAGIVPLLPGLALLHGIYAILNDQHALGFASVLGAFAIGTALAAGVTLGEWSSWKVRRRRLQARRADRSTRLPGRRTSV; encoded by the coding sequence GTGGGCGCGCAGGAACGTCAGCGCGGAATCCTGAGCCGCATCATTCGGGAGACCGATCCGCCGACCGGCGCTCTCCCACGCATCGCGGCGTCGGACGCCGCCGCCGACGAGGCCTACTACGCGCGCGTCGGCGAGGTTCTCGATCTCGCCGGCAACATCGGCGCGATCCTGATGGCGTCCGGCACACCGGCGACGGCCACCATGGATCAGGTCACCGCCATCGCCGCGGCCTACGGCGTCGACCGTTGCGAGGTCGACGTCATCAACACCACGATCCACGTCGCCGCCTACCGTGGCCCGTCCTCGCCCGTCAGCACGCTGCACATCGTGCAGTCGCGCTCGATCGACTTCAGCCGCCTGGCCGCCGTCGACCGGCTGATCGGCAAGATCCGCGCCGGCGACATCTCCCCGACGGACGCGCGCGCCGAACTCGACGCGATCATCGTCGCGCCGCACCCCTATCGGCGGTGGATCGCGACGCTCGCCTGGGGCGCACTGGCGTTCGCCACGGCCGGCACCCTCGGCGCGACCTGGCTCGGGTGCGTGGTCAGCGCGCTGAGCACGATGACGATCGACCGGGTGAACCGGCGGCTCAACCGCCACGGCCTGCCGTTCTTCTTCCAGTACGCCGTCGGCGGGGCGATCGCCGCCGCGCCGCCCATCATCCTGTACTGGCTCAGCCCCCGCCTCGGCATCCACTTCGAACCGACCGTGGCCATCGCCTCCGGGCTCGTCGTGCTGCTCGCCGGGCTGTCGCTCGTCGGTTCGGTCGGCGACGTCATCAGCGGTGCGCCGGTCACCGCCGCCGGCCGCTTCTTCGAACTGGTCATGATGACCGGCGCGACGATCGCCGGCGTGGCGCTGGTGCTGCACCTCGCCAACCGGTTCGGGGCGCCCTTCGTCGCCATCGACGCGCACGCGCCGCCCGCGCTGGCCGAATTCCCGGCCCGCGTCGCGTTCGGCGCCGCCAGTGCGGCCGCCTACGCGCTCGCCTGCTATGCCGAGCGTTCCGCGGCGATCGCCGCGGCCTTCGGCGGAGCGGCGGGCACCATCGCGTTCCTGCTCGCTCAGGGCGCCGGGCTGGGCGCCGTCGTCGCCTCGTTCCTCGCCGCCGTCCCGATCGGTCTGGTCGGCCGGCTCATGGAGCGGCGCAACCTCGCACCGCCGCTGGTGGTGTCGATCGCCGGCATCGTGCCGCTGCTGCCCGGTCTCGCGCTGCTGCACGGCATCTACGCGATCCTCAACGATCAGCACGCGCTCGGATTCGCCTCGGTGCTCGGCGCGTTCGCGATCGGCACCGCGCTGGCCGCAGGCGTCACCCTGGGCGAGTGGAGTTCGTGGAAGGTGCGCCGGCGCCGGTTGCAGGCCCGCCGCGCCGACCGCAGCACGCGGCTGCCGGGACGGCGGACCTCAGTTTGA
- a CDS encoding cupin domain-containing protein has product MAHVGETIEHPLSGERLTFLETSASTGGAFLKLRIEMAPRGSLPKPHTHPRGSEEFEVVAGRVQIEVAGQRRIAEKGETVVVPRGAGHMWGNPFEDRAAVIVTLSPAFDMETFFETWFGLARDGKVDTRTQMPRFLQLMSIAHAYRDGIGQPGVLGRVTGGLAAVLAPLAQARGYRPSYPEYSTPADG; this is encoded by the coding sequence ATGGCACACGTGGGCGAAACGATCGAGCATCCGCTCAGCGGCGAGCGGCTGACGTTTCTCGAAACCTCGGCGTCCACCGGCGGTGCATTCCTGAAACTGAGGATCGAGATGGCCCCGCGGGGATCGCTACCGAAGCCGCACACGCACCCGCGTGGATCTGAAGAGTTCGAAGTGGTGGCGGGTCGGGTGCAGATCGAAGTGGCGGGGCAACGACGTATCGCCGAGAAGGGGGAAACGGTCGTCGTTCCCCGGGGTGCCGGCCACATGTGGGGCAATCCCTTCGAGGACCGTGCCGCCGTCATCGTGACACTCAGCCCGGCCTTCGATATGGAGACGTTCTTTGAGACGTGGTTCGGACTGGCCAGGGACGGCAAGGTCGACACCAGAACGCAGATGCCCCGCTTCCTGCAGCTGATGTCTATCGCCCATGCGTACCGGGACGGCATCGGCCAACCCGGGGTCCTCGGACGCGTGACCGGAGGCCTGGCCGCGGTGCTCGCACCGCTGGCACAGGCCCGCGGTTACCGGCCGAGTTACCCCGAATACAGCACCCCGGCCGATGGCTAG
- a CDS encoding adenylate/guanylate cyclase domain-containing protein yields the protein MDRILQAAWDRHGSRYSWVLAAVVIALAFPVYLFLSVVIVAFEESTHYVEATAITSVAVLMLVLMLGPPGLGVWRRFERWSAGEESDRTGTLKATYTWARMTPARWVIAGAVLGAAYSVAVAIVAGATHSRLVEYAIVGAVVQGPCQLIGVHSLAEAAMRPVRLSLVGNTGIGDGLPRSRPTFATWSKITMLGVALAFAVESAMLTAVIDRATAHPVMWVVIGAALTLFLGVPITVGAAFAPSLRPIRDLGRGTARVAGGDYSLRLPVVQDDDLGVLAASFNRMQAGLYERQRLQAAFGSYVDPVLAARLLKQGDDVFRGERREVTVMFIDIRDFTPFAETNTAEATVARLNEVFEIVVPTVVGKGGHVNKFLGDGALAVFGAPNDLENHADVALSAAADIDQHVRARFSGEVRIGIGINTGVVIAGTIGGGGHLEFTLIGDTTNVAARVEQLTKSTGDTILITEQSVTALESRPNGLIDRGAHALKGKSAAVRVFGLGNS from the coding sequence ATGGATCGCATCCTGCAAGCGGCGTGGGACCGTCATGGCTCGAGGTATTCATGGGTGCTCGCCGCGGTCGTGATCGCGCTGGCCTTCCCGGTTTATCTCTTCCTCTCAGTTGTCATCGTGGCGTTCGAAGAGTCCACGCATTATGTCGAAGCGACCGCCATCACGTCCGTTGCCGTGCTGATGTTGGTGCTCATGTTGGGCCCGCCCGGCCTGGGCGTCTGGAGGCGGTTCGAGCGGTGGTCGGCGGGTGAGGAAAGCGACCGAACGGGGACGCTGAAGGCGACTTACACCTGGGCCCGCATGACGCCTGCGCGGTGGGTCATCGCCGGCGCTGTTCTGGGCGCTGCCTATTCGGTCGCGGTGGCGATCGTCGCCGGCGCGACCCATTCCCGGTTGGTTGAGTATGCGATCGTGGGCGCGGTCGTCCAGGGGCCTTGCCAGCTGATCGGTGTGCACAGCCTTGCCGAGGCAGCGATGCGGCCGGTCCGCCTTTCGTTGGTGGGCAACACAGGAATCGGTGACGGCCTGCCCCGGTCCCGCCCGACCTTCGCCACGTGGTCGAAGATCACCATGCTCGGCGTTGCGTTGGCATTCGCTGTCGAGAGCGCGATGCTCACCGCCGTCATCGACCGGGCTACGGCGCACCCGGTGATGTGGGTGGTGATAGGAGCTGCACTGACATTGTTTCTCGGCGTTCCCATAACGGTAGGCGCCGCGTTCGCCCCGTCGCTTCGACCCATCAGGGATCTCGGCAGAGGGACCGCGCGGGTAGCTGGCGGAGATTACAGCCTGCGGCTTCCGGTGGTGCAGGATGACGACCTCGGGGTTCTGGCTGCGTCGTTCAACCGCATGCAGGCCGGATTGTATGAACGGCAGAGACTGCAGGCGGCCTTCGGTTCCTATGTGGATCCCGTCCTGGCTGCAAGGCTTCTGAAGCAGGGCGACGACGTATTCCGCGGCGAGCGACGAGAAGTGACGGTGATGTTCATAGACATTCGCGACTTCACTCCATTCGCGGAGACAAACACTGCCGAGGCCACCGTCGCTCGCCTGAACGAAGTTTTCGAGATCGTCGTGCCCACAGTGGTCGGCAAGGGTGGGCACGTCAACAAGTTCCTGGGTGACGGTGCGTTGGCGGTCTTCGGCGCTCCGAATGATCTGGAGAACCATGCCGATGTAGCACTATCGGCCGCGGCTGACATCGACCAACACGTCCGTGCCCGGTTTTCCGGCGAGGTGCGGATCGGCATCGGCATCAACACCGGTGTGGTGATCGCGGGAACCATTGGCGGAGGGGGACACCTGGAATTCACTCTCATCGGTGACACGACCAACGTCGCGGCTCGTGTTGAGCAGCTGACGAAGTCGACCGGCGACACGATCCTGATCACGGAGCAGTCGGTCACGGCGCTCGAGTCGCGACCGAATGGACTCATTGATCGCGGAGCTCATGCTCTCAAAGGGAAGTCGGCGGCTGTCAGGGTGTTCGGCCTCGGGAACAGCTGA
- the groL gene encoding chaperonin GroEL (60 kDa chaperone family; promotes refolding of misfolded polypeptides especially under stressful conditions; forms two stacked rings of heptamers to form a barrel-shaped 14mer; ends can be capped by GroES; misfolded proteins enter the barrel where they are refolded when GroES binds) produces MSKQIEFNETARRAMEVGVDKLADAVKVTLGPRGRHVVLAKAFGGPTVTNDGVTIAREIDLEDPFENLGAQLVKSVATKTNDVAGDGTTTATVLAQALVRAGLRNVAAGANPIALGSGISKAADAVSEALLAAATPVKDKKSIAQVATVSSRDEQVGELVGEAMTKVGVDGVVTVEESSTLNTELEITEGVGFDKGFVSAYFVTDFDSQEAVLEDAVVLLHREKISSLPDLLPLLEKVAEAGKPLLIVAEDVEGEALSTLVVNAIRKTLKAVAVKAPFFGDRRKAFLDDLAVVTGGQVVNPDVGLVLREVGLEVLGTARRVVVDKDSTVIVDGGGTQEAIEGRKAQLRAEIEASDSDWDREKLEERLAKLAGGVAVIKVGAATETDLKKRKEAVEDAVSAAKAAVEEGIVVGGGAALVQARSALDALRKELKGDEALGVEVFAAGLSSPLYWIATNAGLDGSVVVNKVSQLPAGQGFNAATLEFGDLIADGVVDPVKVTRSAVVNAASVARMILTTETAVVDKPAEPADDGHGHGHGHHHH; encoded by the coding sequence ATGAGCAAGCAAATTGAGTTCAACGAAACCGCGCGTCGCGCCATGGAAGTCGGCGTCGACAAGCTCGCCGACGCGGTCAAGGTGACGCTGGGTCCCCGCGGTCGCCACGTGGTGCTCGCCAAAGCCTTCGGCGGTCCGACCGTCACCAACGACGGCGTGACCATCGCCCGGGAAATCGATCTCGAGGATCCCTTCGAGAACCTGGGCGCTCAACTGGTCAAGTCGGTCGCCACCAAGACCAACGACGTTGCCGGTGACGGCACCACCACGGCCACCGTGCTGGCGCAGGCGCTCGTGCGCGCCGGCTTGCGCAACGTGGCCGCCGGCGCGAACCCGATCGCGCTGGGGTCGGGAATCAGCAAGGCCGCCGACGCCGTGTCCGAGGCCCTGCTGGCCGCGGCCACCCCCGTCAAGGACAAGAAGTCCATCGCCCAGGTCGCAACCGTGTCCTCGCGCGACGAGCAGGTCGGCGAACTGGTCGGCGAGGCCATGACCAAGGTCGGTGTCGACGGCGTTGTCACGGTCGAGGAGTCCTCGACGCTGAACACCGAGCTGGAGATCACCGAGGGCGTCGGCTTCGACAAGGGCTTCGTCTCCGCGTACTTCGTCACCGACTTCGATTCGCAGGAAGCGGTTCTCGAGGACGCGGTGGTGCTGCTGCACCGCGAGAAGATCAGCTCGCTGCCCGACCTGCTGCCGCTGCTGGAGAAGGTCGCGGAAGCCGGCAAGCCGCTGCTGATCGTCGCCGAGGACGTCGAGGGCGAGGCGCTGTCGACGCTCGTGGTGAACGCCATCCGCAAGACGCTCAAGGCCGTTGCGGTCAAGGCGCCGTTCTTCGGTGACCGCCGCAAGGCGTTCCTCGATGATCTGGCGGTCGTCACCGGCGGTCAGGTCGTCAACCCGGATGTCGGCCTGGTGCTGCGCGAGGTCGGCCTCGAGGTGCTCGGCACCGCGCGCCGCGTCGTCGTCGACAAGGACAGCACAGTGATCGTCGACGGCGGAGGCACCCAGGAGGCCATCGAGGGCCGCAAGGCGCAGCTGCGCGCGGAGATCGAGGCCTCGGATTCCGACTGGGATCGCGAGAAGCTCGAGGAGCGGCTGGCCAAGCTGGCCGGCGGCGTCGCGGTCATCAAGGTCGGCGCGGCCACCGAGACCGACCTCAAAAAGCGCAAGGAGGCCGTCGAAGACGCGGTGTCCGCGGCCAAGGCCGCTGTCGAGGAGGGCATCGTCGTCGGTGGCGGTGCCGCGCTCGTGCAGGCCCGCAGCGCACTCGACGCGCTGCGCAAGGAGCTCAAGGGAGACGAGGCACTCGGCGTCGAGGTGTTCGCCGCCGGTCTGTCCTCGCCGCTGTACTGGATCGCCACCAACGCCGGGCTGGACGGCTCGGTCGTGGTGAACAAGGTTTCGCAGCTGCCCGCGGGCCAGGGTTTCAACGCCGCGACGCTGGAATTCGGTGACCTGATCGCCGACGGTGTCGTCGACCCCGTCAAGGTGACCCGCTCGGCGGTCGTCAACGCGGCGTCGGTGGCGCGGATGATCCTGACCACCGAGACCGCGGTCGTCGACAAGCCGGCTGAGCCGGCCGACGACGGTCACGGTCATGGCCACGGGCACCATCACCACTGA
- the groES gene encoding co-chaperone GroES, translated as MASVNIKPLEDKILVQANEAETTTASGLVIPDTAKEKPQEGTVVAVGPGRWDEDGEKRIPLDVSEGDVVIYSKYGGTEIKYNGEEYLILSARDVLAVVSK; from the coding sequence GTGGCGAGCGTGAACATCAAGCCACTCGAGGACAAGATCCTCGTACAGGCCAACGAGGCCGAGACCACGACCGCTTCCGGTCTGGTCATCCCCGACACCGCCAAGGAGAAGCCGCAGGAAGGCACCGTCGTCGCAGTTGGCCCCGGCCGCTGGGATGAGGATGGCGAGAAGCGGATTCCTCTGGACGTGTCGGAGGGCGACGTCGTCATCTACAGCAAGTACGGCGGCACCGAGATCAAGTACAACGGCGAGGAGTACCTGATCCTCTCGGCCCGCGACGTGCTGGCTGTCGTCTCCAAGTAA
- a CDS encoding HNH endonuclease signature motif containing protein yields the protein MSEVSIDLGELNAPELIDAAREWSRVENAAAAAKLAVMAEIFTRRTGGDATDREDWWVDPDAAVAAELAAALGVTRGLALAQTHRGVVLRDRLPAVAALFAAGELSDLTVRKIIHRTGLVTDPAVMAAVDTAIAAAATRWGQLSEKNLEQAIDATVLAHDPVAVRRVLDSLADRRVEFGSPTDATGFTSVWALLPTADAAALRDRLETIARSVCPSDPRTLDARRADALAALGAGRDALTCQCELDDCDAAQRPAPARNTVVYVITDSTTPEQPSPETPEAEPEPAAPARSRKPALLFGGGILPAALLDPMLTRAHLRRVTHPGDAQAEDRYLPSRALAEFVRCRDVTCRFPGCDCPATDADLDHTVPYPVGPTHASNLRALCRFHHLIKTFWGGPDGWRDRQLPDGTVIWTSPTGHTYVTYPGSRDLFPQLCRPTATLWHGEPPTPERCEGRDAMMPRRRHTRAQNRARHIAAQRRLNEQHGAQPHGPPPF from the coding sequence ATGAGCGAAGTGTCGATCGATCTGGGCGAGCTCAATGCCCCGGAGTTGATCGATGCTGCGCGAGAATGGTCGCGGGTGGAGAACGCAGCGGCCGCGGCGAAGTTGGCGGTGATGGCCGAGATTTTCACCCGCCGCACCGGCGGCGATGCCACCGACCGGGAGGACTGGTGGGTCGATCCCGACGCCGCGGTCGCCGCCGAACTGGCCGCCGCCCTCGGGGTGACCCGCGGATTGGCGCTGGCCCAGACCCACCGTGGAGTCGTTCTGCGCGACCGCCTGCCCGCAGTGGCGGCACTGTTCGCCGCCGGCGAGCTCAGCGATCTGACCGTGCGCAAGATCATCCACCGCACCGGCCTGGTGACCGACCCGGCGGTGATGGCCGCGGTGGACACCGCCATCGCCGCCGCGGCCACCCGGTGGGGCCAACTGTCGGAAAAGAACCTCGAGCAGGCCATCGACGCCACCGTGCTCGCCCACGACCCAGTCGCGGTGCGCCGCGTCCTCGATTCCCTGGCTGATCGGCGGGTGGAGTTCGGCTCCCCCACCGACGCGACCGGTTTCACCAGCGTGTGGGCGCTGCTGCCCACCGCCGACGCCGCAGCCCTGCGTGACCGGCTCGAAACGATCGCCCGCAGCGTCTGCCCGTCCGATCCACGCACTCTCGATGCGCGCCGCGCCGACGCGCTGGCCGCCCTGGGCGCGGGCCGCGACGCCCTGACCTGCCAGTGCGAACTCGACGACTGCGACGCCGCGCAGCGACCCGCCCCGGCCCGCAACACCGTCGTCTACGTCATCACCGACAGCACCACCCCCGAGCAGCCCTCCCCGGAGACCCCCGAGGCCGAGCCCGAGCCCGCTGCGCCCGCGCGGTCACGCAAGCCGGCGCTGCTGTTCGGCGGCGGCATCCTGCCCGCCGCGCTGCTCGATCCGATGCTCACCCGCGCGCACCTACGCCGGGTCACCCACCCCGGCGACGCCCAAGCCGAGGACCGCTACCTCCCGTCGCGCGCGCTGGCCGAGTTCGTCCGCTGCCGCGACGTGACCTGCCGGTTCCCCGGCTGCGACTGCCCGGCCACCGACGCCGACCTCGACCACACCGTGCCCTACCCCGTGGGGCCCACCCACGCCTCGAACCTGAGAGCGCTGTGCCGTTTCCATCATCTGATCAAAACCTTCTGGGGCGGACCCGACGGCTGGCGGGATCGCCAACTGCCCGACGGCACCGTGATCTGGACCAGCCCCACCGGGCACACCTACGTGACCTACCCGGGCAGCCGTGACCTGTTTCCCCAGCTGTGCCGCCCGACCGCCACCCTCTGGCACGGCGAACCACCCACTCCCGAGCGGTGCGAGGGTCGCGACGCGATGATGCCCCGCCGCCGACACACCCGCGCCCAGAACCGCGCCCGACACATCGCCGCACAACGCCGACTCAACGAACAACACGGCGCCCAACCCCACGGACCACCACCGTTCTAA
- a CDS encoding nuclear transport factor 2 family protein, whose product MSELADKLAVTELLYRYAELIDAGDFDGVGELLGRGNFMGVAGAGPIAALFAATTRRFPDHGNTPRTRHLVLNPIVDVSGDTAAARSTFCVVQQTDTVALQLIVVGRYQDAFVRDDNGWHFTERRVDVEMIGDVSDHLLMDPNQIR is encoded by the coding sequence GTGAGCGAGCTGGCCGACAAGCTGGCTGTCACCGAATTGCTCTACCGCTATGCGGAACTCATCGACGCGGGCGATTTCGACGGGGTCGGGGAACTGCTCGGCCGGGGCAACTTCATGGGTGTCGCCGGCGCCGGCCCGATCGCGGCGCTGTTCGCCGCCACCACGCGCCGGTTCCCGGACCACGGCAATACTCCGCGCACCCGCCATCTCGTCCTCAATCCGATCGTCGACGTCTCCGGCGACACCGCCGCCGCGCGCTCTACCTTTTGCGTCGTTCAGCAGACCGATACCGTTGCGCTGCAATTGATCGTGGTCGGGCGGTATCAGGATGCCTTTGTACGTGACGACAACGGGTGGCACTTCACCGAGCGCCGGGTCGACGTCGAGATGATCGGCGACGTGTCCGACCATCTGCTGATGGACCCCAACCAGATCCGTTAG